One Malania oleifera isolate guangnan ecotype guangnan chromosome 9, ASM2987363v1, whole genome shotgun sequence DNA segment encodes these proteins:
- the LOC131163944 gene encoding pentatricopeptide repeat-containing protein At4g20740: protein MPPQPQPTQPNKFYFFHGHRRPSQNRPIVRGGFFSNRKTLNPTAIPKFLKPQNPISQSEPFDIRKWDPDLPKTLATPPTKTASEQFFTVAKTLSPIARFICDSFRKHKNWGPPIAADLHKLRRVTPNLVAEVLKVQTDPALCSKFFHWAGKQKGYRHNYASYNAFAYCLNRNNQFRAADQVPELMQMQGKPPSEKQFEILIRMHSDANRGLRVYFVYEKMKKFGVKPRVFLYNKIMDALARTGHLDLAMSVYEDFREDGLVEESVTLMILIKSLCKAGRMDEVFELLSRMRGNLCKPDVFAYTAMVRVLVLEGNLDGCLKVWEEMRKDEVEPDVMAYTTLVKGLCMGNQVEKGYEFFKEMKEKSYLIDRAIYGSLIEAFVVAGKVGSACDLLKDMMDSGYRADLSIYNSLIKGLCSVNHVDKAYKLFEVTVQESLEPDFVSVNPMLVSYSELQRMDDFCKLLVQLQKLGFPVIDDLSKFFSFMVGKEDRIITSLNVFKELKEKGYCSVPIYNIFIGALHKIGEVEKALSLFDEIKESSMKPDSSSYSIVISCFVEVGDIQEACACYNKITEMSCVPSVSAYCSLVKGLCKIGEIDAAIMLVRDCLANVTSGPMEFKYTLTILHVCKSGDAEKVVEVIDEMIQQGCPPDDVICSAIISGMCKHGSLEEARKVFSNMRERKLLTEANVIVYDEVLIDHMKTKTADLVLSGLKFFGLESKLKSRGCTLLPS, encoded by the coding sequence ATGCCCCCGCAGCCTCAGCCTACTCAACCCAACAAATTCTACTTCTTCCATGGCCACCGAAGGCCTTCCCAGAACAGACCCATTGTTCGTGGTGGCTTCTTCTCCAACCGCAAGACCCTAAATCCTACTGCTATCCCCAAATTCCTCAAACCCCAGAACCCCATTTCTCAATCTGAACCATTTGATATCCGAAAATGGGACCCGGACCTCCCCAAAACCCTAGCAACCCCACCCACCAAAACCGCATCAGAGCAATTCTTCACCGTTGCCAAAACCCTGTCTCCCATCGCCAGATTCATCTGTGATTCTTTCCGCAAGCACAAGAATTGGGGCCCGCCGATCGCCGCCGACCTCCATAAGCTGCGCCGCGTGACGCCAAATCTCGTGGCCGAGGTACTAAAGGTTCAGACTGACCCAGCACTCTGCTCCAAGTTCTTCCACTGGGCAGGTAAACAGAAGGGTTATCGTCACAATTATGCTTCTTATAACGCATTTGCTTATTGCTTGAATCGAAACAATCAGTTTCGGGCAGCAGACCAGGTGCCTGAGTTAATGCAGATGCAAGGGAAACCACCCAGTGAGAAACAGTTCGAAATTTTGATTAGGATGCACTCAGACGCTAATAGGGGTCTTAGGGTGTACTTTGTGtatgagaaaatgaagaaatttgGTGTTAAACCGAGGGTGTTTTTGTATAATAAGATAATGGATGCACTTGCAAGAACGGGGCATTTGGATTTGGCAATGTCTGTGTACGAGGATTTTAGAGAAGATGGGTTGGTGGAAGAGAGTGTTACTTTGATGATTCTGATTAAGAGTTTGTGTAAGGCAGGAAGGATGGATGAGGTTTTTGAGCTTTTGAGTCGAATGAGGGGGAATTTGTGTAAACCAGATGTTTTTGCGTACACTGCAATGGTGAGGGTGTTGGTTTTGGAGGGTAATTTGGATGGATGTTTGAAGGTGTGGGAGGAGATGCGGAAGGATGAAGTCGAGCCAGATGTTATGGCATACACCACTTTAGTCAAAGGTTTGTGCATGGGGAACCAGGTTGAGAAAGGTTATGAGTTCTTTAAGGAGATGAAGGAGAAGAGTTATTTGATAGACAGGGCTATTTATGGGTCATTGATTGAGGCATTTGTGGTGGCTGGCAAAGTAGGTTCAGCTTGTGATTTGTTGAAAGATATGATGGATTCAGGTTATAGAGCTGATTTGTCTATATATAATTCTCTTATAAAAGGATTATGTTCTGTGAACCATGTTGACAAGGCATATAAACTTTTTGAAGTAACTGTTCAAGAGAGTCTTGAACCAGACTTTGTATCTGTGAATCCCATGTTGGTGTCATATTCAGAGCTGCAAAGAATGGATGACTTTTGCAAGTTACTTGTGCAGTTGCAAAAGTTGGGATTTCCTGTCATTGATGATCTGTCCAAATTCTTCTCGTTCATGGTTGGGAAAGAGGATAGAATAATAACATCTTTGAATGTTTTTAAAGAGCTGAAGGAAAAAGGTTATTGTAGTGTTCCCATCTATAATATTTTTATAGGAGCTCTCCACAAGATTGGAGAGGTAGAAAAAGCATTGTCACTTTTTGATGAAATCAAGGAGTCGAGCATGAAACCAGACTCATCCTCTTACAGTATTGTAATTTCGTGCTTTGTTGAAGTTGGGGATATCCAAGAAGCATGTGCCTGTTACAATAAGATAACAGAGATGTCTTGTGTCCCTTCTGTTTCTGCCTATTGTTCTCTTGTGAAAGGACTCTGCAAAATTGGCGAGATTGATGCAGCTATAATGCTTGTCCGTGACTGCTTAGCCAATGTCACGAGCGGTCCCATGGAGTTTAAATACACTCTTACCATTCTCCATGTATGTAAGTCAGGTGATGCTGAGAAAGTGGTTGAAGTAATAGACGAGATGATACAACAAGGTTGTCCTCCAGATGATGTTATTTGCTCAGCTATTATATCGGGAATGTGCAAGCATGGATCACTGGAAGAGGCAAGGAAGGTATTTTCTAATATGAGAGAGCGTAAACTTTTAACTGAAGCCAATGTGATTGTCTACGATGAAGTATTAATTGACCACATGAAGACAAAGACAGCAGATTTGGTGCTGTCAGGGTTGAAGTTTTTTGGTCTGGAATCAAAGTTGAAATCTAGAGGTTGTACATTGCTGCCAAGTTGA
- the LOC131163946 gene encoding protein RNA-directed DNA methylation 3-like produces MGNWRGRQSRNYKRDAQRSHYAELPPPIPTSGYWQNSVPSWEKKFCTSVGSIPWRKVVDTKKFMHYYSNVLSWNDSAGEEAFCNAKQRFWADINGLSCDISLPDRDIYIDEIDWNPYIDPELILDLDREYVSPDDVEMGTRKKTKSFSGCVSEGYNRDSENGANPWECNYIEGSGALKDQDGGWGKWDNFISESKDLHSDNQPREQSHTRGTGTMKDNPWVCANQSKDFNNGNNPWESGGQDGVKDKGWNDFSGDSRGLKHWGNNIIESRNLYSSNSNSWGHGCQGSVLVKNKRWGDFSGDSWGLKGWGNNISEFRNVCNSSNPWECDIPNNGGSKDSGWKVHGENCDGWNKWESNHINDPKNLESRRTGGWGAWNGGCRKREGSHQYMQRYKSSRFQGDDQQAGNGWRKARANKRVTFSFE; encoded by the exons ATGGGGAATTGGAGAGGGCGTCAGAGCAGAAACTATAAACGCGACGCCCAGCGATCCCATTACGCAGAGCTCCCTCCTCCGATCCCTACTTCCG GGTACTGGCAAAACAGTGTGCCTTCATGGGAAAAGAAATTCTGCACTTCAGTTGGATCAATTCCATGGCGGAAGGTTGTGGATACCAAGAAGTTCATGCACTACTATAGTAATGTGCTAAGTTGGAATGACTCAGCTGGTGAAGAAGCATTCTGCAATGCAAAACAGCGCTTTTGGGCAGATATCAATGGCCTTTCCTGTGACATATCTCTACCTGATCGAGATATCTATATTGATGAAATTGATTGGAATCCTTACATTGATCCTGAACTAATATTGGACTTGGATCGAGAATATGTATCTCCTGATGATGTTGAAATGGGTACCAGAAAGAAGACCAAGTCATTTTCTGGTTGTGTGTCAGAAGGCTATAATAGAGATTCAGAAAATGGTGCCAATCCTTGGGAATGTAACTATATTGAGGGCAGTGGAGCTTTGAAGGATCAAGATGGAGGTTGGGGCAAGTGGGATAACTTTATCTCCGAGTCAAAAGATTTGCATTCTGATAATCAACCTCGGGAGCAAAGCCATACTAGGGGCACTGGAACCATGAAAGATAATCCTTGGGTCTGTGCCAATCAGTCAAAGGATTTCAATAATGGTAACAATCCTTGGGAATCTGGTGGTCAAGATGGTGTGAAAGATAAAGGATGGAATGATTTTTCTGGTGATTCACGGGGTCTGAAACATTGGGGAAACAATATTATTGAGTCTAGGAATTTGTATAGCAGCAATAGCAATTCTTGGGGACATGGTTGTCAAGGCAGTGTTCTTGTGAAGAATAAAAGATGGGGTGATTTTTCTGGTGATTCATGGGGTCTGAAAGGTTGGGGAAACAATATTAGTGAATTTAGGAATGTCTGCAATAGTAGCAATCCTTGGGAATGTGACATTCCTAATAATGGTGGTTCAAAAGATAGTGGATGGAAAGTTCATGGGGAAAATTGTGATGGCTGGAACAAGTGGGAAAGCAATCATattaatgatcctaaaaatttggAATCTAGGAGAACCGGTGGTTGGGGAGCCTGGAATGGTGGTTGTAGGAAGAGAGAAGGTTCTCATCAGTATATGCAAAGGTACAAAAGCTCCAGGTTTCAAGGTGATGACCAGCAAGCAGGTAATGGCTGGAGGAAGGCAAGAGCTAACAAGAGGGTAACTTTTTCTTTCGAGTAG